From a region of the Myroides sp. JBRI-B21084 genome:
- a CDS encoding DedA family protein, producing the protein MEDFNWADLINPEFYINLEIAGHKIGLYVVLFIVFAETGLLAGFFLPGDSLLFLSGIYSKALLSEVVVIESDFLNVLGVASLVALAGIIGNLFGYWFGAKSGNYLYQKEDGFLFKKKYLLESKAFFEKHGGRAIIFARFLPVVRTFTPIIAGVANMQFKKFLFYNIISSIAWAFSLIFAGHYLYRFLLDSYGFDLTHYIEYIILIIIFITTVPFVVKLIKNKRAKN; encoded by the coding sequence ATGGAAGATTTTAATTGGGCCGATTTAATAAACCCAGAGTTTTATATAAATTTAGAAATTGCAGGACATAAAATTGGCTTATATGTAGTTTTGTTTATTGTTTTTGCCGAAACAGGTTTGTTAGCTGGTTTCTTTTTACCAGGCGATAGCTTATTGTTTTTATCGGGTATTTACAGCAAAGCGTTGTTAAGCGAAGTTGTGGTTATTGAAAGCGATTTTTTAAATGTTTTAGGTGTTGCATCGTTAGTTGCCTTGGCTGGTATTATTGGTAATTTGTTCGGATATTGGTTTGGTGCAAAAAGCGGAAATTATTTATACCAAAAAGAAGATGGCTTTTTATTTAAAAAGAAATATTTGTTAGAATCGAAAGCTTTTTTTGAAAAACACGGAGGACGAGCTATAATTTTTGCTCGCTTTTTACCAGTTGTGCGTACTTTTACACCCATTATTGCGGGAGTAGCAAATATGCAATTTAAAAAGTTTTTGTTTTACAATATCATTAGTTCAATTGCTTGGGCATTCTCGTTGATTTTTGCAGGCCATTATCTATATCGCTTTTTGCTAGATAGTTACGGATTTGATTTAACACATTATATAGAATATATTATTTTAATCATTATTTTTATTACTACAGTACCATTTGTTGTTAAGTTGATTAAAAATAAAAGAGCAAAAAATTAA
- a CDS encoding heavy-metal-associated domain-containing protein — MKNLLLVVLAVLGTSFATQAQQKKSKNAKADIEVKGNCDMCKKRIEKAAYQVKGVKSAEWHADDQTLHVIIDENKTNTSKVEKSVAKSGHDTKNEKANDTAYENLHGCCQYDRAS, encoded by the coding sequence ATGAAGAATTTATTATTAGTAGTATTAGCAGTTTTAGGAACATCGTTTGCTACACAAGCTCAACAAAAGAAAAGTAAAAATGCAAAAGCTGATATTGAGGTAAAAGGTAATTGCGACATGTGTAAAAAACGTATTGAAAAAGCTGCCTACCAAGTAAAAGGAGTAAAATCGGCAGAGTGGCATGCAGATGATCAAACATTACATGTTATTATTGATGAAAACAAAACCAATACATCAAAAGTAGAAAAATCAGTAGCTAAATCAGGGCACGATACCAAAAATGAAAAAGCAAATGATACTGCTTATGAAAATTTACATGGTTGTTGCCAGTACGATAGAGCATCATAA
- a CDS encoding enoyl-CoA hydratase/isomerase family protein — MQFENILTEKNNAVATITINRPTKLNALNKATIEELHNAFKQFESDTDVRVIIITGSGEKAFVAGADISEFASFNTSEGSELARKGQELLFNFVENLKTPVIAAINGFALGGGLELAMAAHIRIASDNAKMSLPEVTLGVIPGYGGTQRLPQLIGKGRANELIMTAQMIDAQTALSYGLINHMVPQPELLNKANEMALKIAKNSPTAITQAIKAVNANFQDGINGFNTEIDRFGYCFGTNDFKEGTTAFLEKRKAEFKGN; from the coding sequence ATGCAATTCGAAAACATTTTAACAGAGAAAAACAACGCGGTAGCAACAATTACCATTAACCGCCCAACAAAATTAAACGCTTTAAACAAAGCAACTATTGAAGAGTTACACAACGCTTTTAAACAATTTGAAAGTGATACAGATGTAAGGGTAATAATTATTACAGGTTCAGGTGAAAAGGCATTTGTAGCTGGAGCCGATATTTCGGAATTTGCAAGTTTTAACACCTCAGAAGGTTCAGAATTAGCGCGTAAAGGACAAGAACTTTTATTTAATTTTGTTGAAAACCTAAAAACACCTGTAATTGCAGCAATCAACGGTTTTGCTTTAGGTGGTGGCTTAGAATTGGCTATGGCAGCACATATACGTATAGCAAGTGATAACGCTAAAATGAGTTTACCCGAAGTTACTTTAGGCGTAATACCAGGATACGGCGGCACGCAGCGTTTGCCTCAGCTAATTGGCAAAGGGCGTGCGAACGAATTAATTATGACAGCACAAATGATTGATGCCCAAACTGCATTAAGCTACGGTTTAATTAACCATATGGTGCCGCAACCAGAATTATTAAACAAAGCGAATGAAATGGCTTTAAAAATTGCAAAAAACTCTCCTACAGCCATAACGCAAGCTATAAAAGCTGTTAATGCTAACTTTCAGGATGGCATAAACGGATTTAACACCGAAATTGATCGCTTTGGATATTGCTTTGGTACCAACGATTTTAAAGAAGGTACTACTGCCTTTTTAGAAAAACGCAAAGCAGAGTTTAAAGGAAATTAA
- a CDS encoding aminopeptidase C, with protein MFRLKLKPLFAAVLIALAATSNVSAQDDLMNKVKANQSANSKDHFTFTDVINLENTSVKDQGSSGTCWSYSGNSFIESEMIRMGKKPVELAQIFTARNAYIEKGKMYVKMHGAVTLGEGGAFHDVMNMYKKYGTVPRSAYTGLQEGQTRNNFSEMSKMTESVLASVIKNDKLSENWLNAYTAVVDSYLGKAPKEFMYEGKKYTPKTFADQVVGINPDDYVEVSSFTEYPYYSKFTLLVPDNWAFDQVWNVKQDELVEIVDNALKNGYTVAWGGDVSEKGFSWKNGVAYIPEIDFAQMTAEQRADMFNGPKPEKKVTDADRQKAFDNYETTDDHGMHIVGIAKDQNGKEYYIVKNSWGLSNDYKGYMYMTKEFMKYKATDVMVHKNALPKAIAKKLAI; from the coding sequence ATGTTTCGTTTAAAATTAAAACCATTATTTGCGGCGGTATTAATTGCTTTGGCTGCAACTTCAAATGTATCGGCACAAGACGATTTAATGAATAAGGTAAAGGCAAACCAAAGTGCCAACAGTAAAGATCATTTTACGTTTACCGATGTAATAAATTTAGAAAACACTTCAGTTAAAGATCAGGGGTCATCTGGAACTTGCTGGAGTTATTCAGGAAATTCTTTCATTGAATCTGAAATGATTCGTATGGGTAAAAAACCTGTTGAGTTAGCTCAAATCTTTACTGCACGTAACGCGTATATCGAAAAAGGTAAAATGTATGTAAAAATGCATGGTGCAGTTACGTTGGGCGAAGGTGGTGCTTTTCACGATGTAATGAACATGTACAAAAAATACGGTACGGTTCCAAGATCGGCTTACACTGGTTTACAGGAAGGTCAAACACGTAACAATTTTTCTGAAATGAGCAAAATGACCGAATCTGTTTTGGCATCGGTTATTAAAAACGATAAACTTTCAGAAAACTGGTTAAACGCTTACACTGCTGTTGTGGACAGTTATTTAGGTAAAGCGCCAAAAGAGTTTATGTACGAAGGTAAAAAATACACACCTAAAACATTTGCAGATCAAGTAGTTGGCATTAACCCTGATGATTATGTAGAAGTTTCTTCGTTTACTGAATATCCATATTATTCTAAATTCACTTTATTAGTGCCAGACAACTGGGCTTTTGACCAAGTTTGGAACGTAAAACAAGACGAATTAGTAGAAATTGTTGACAACGCTTTAAAAAACGGTTATACTGTAGCTTGGGGTGGTGATGTTTCTGAAAAAGGATTCAGCTGGAAAAACGGTGTAGCTTACATTCCTGAAATTGATTTTGCACAAATGACAGCAGAACAAAGAGCAGATATGTTTAACGGACCTAAACCAGAGAAAAAAGTTACCGATGCAGACCGCCAAAAAGCATTTGATAATTACGAAACTACCGATGACCACGGTATGCACATTGTAGGTATTGCTAAAGATCAAAACGGTAAAGAATATTATATAGTTAAAAACTCATGGGGTTTATCTAACGACTACAAAGGATATATGTACATGACTAAAGAGTTTATGAAATACAAAGCAACCGATGTTATGGTACACAAAAACGCGTTACCTAAAGCAATTGCTAAAAAATTAGCTATCTAA
- a CDS encoding S9 family peptidase: protein MKQILVAALSVITLQVSAQEKVLTKELLWQLGRVNPVGITEKGDYLIYKVGIPNIEKNKIEYQTYQTTIDGKRIKQLESADGLLKNRNLSPDGKWELSTEEVKVNKVLGKDRYPELKEANVYVYDGLDYRHWDKDNDGSFSHVFVTNLETKEKIDLLQNEPYYSPQAPFGGEEDYIWHPSGKSVIYVSKKKAGTAYATSTNTDLYEYNLETKQTANLTPKNLGYDTHPTFSPNGDLTWLQMKNDGYEADKNDIIVRHKGIDINLTAGWDGTVNSYVWSNDGKKVYFIAPIDGTTQLFEVNFPGLTRIAVKVKQLTNGVFDVASIVGFANEKVLVTRTDFNTAAEVFSYDLKKKTWKQVTHVNDAAYSKIAKSKVEKRYVTTTDGKKMLVWVILPPNFDANKKYPTLLYCQGGPQSIVSPFYSFRWNFQLMAAEGYVIVAPNRRGLPGFGVEWNEAISKDWGGQAMNDYLSAIDDVSKEKYVDTARRGAVGASYGGYSVYYLAGIHQNRFKSFIAHCGVFNLHSMYGTTEETFFPNWDAGGAYWDADTNKDIAKTYYQHNPILLVKNWNTPMLIFHGGKDYRVPIGQGQEAFAAAQLQGIKSRFVYLPDENHWVLKPQNALVWQTEFFKWLKETL, encoded by the coding sequence ATGAAACAAATTTTAGTAGCGGCTTTATCGGTAATTACTTTACAAGTAAGTGCCCAAGAAAAAGTGCTTACCAAAGAATTATTGTGGCAATTAGGACGCGTAAACCCAGTAGGTATTACTGAAAAAGGCGATTATTTAATTTATAAAGTAGGTATTCCTAATATTGAAAAAAATAAAATAGAATACCAAACATACCAAACAACCATTGATGGTAAACGCATAAAACAACTTGAAAGCGCCGATGGTTTATTAAAAAACAGAAATTTATCGCCCGATGGTAAGTGGGAACTTTCTACTGAAGAAGTTAAAGTTAATAAAGTTTTAGGCAAAGATCGTTACCCAGAATTAAAAGAAGCAAACGTTTATGTTTACGATGGGTTAGATTACCGCCATTGGGACAAAGATAACGACGGAAGTTTTAGTCACGTTTTTGTTACCAATTTAGAAACCAAAGAAAAAATTGATTTATTACAAAACGAACCTTATTACAGTCCACAAGCTCCGTTTGGTGGAGAGGAGGATTACATTTGGCACCCAAGCGGAAAATCGGTAATTTATGTATCTAAAAAGAAAGCAGGTACTGCCTATGCTACAAGCACAAATACCGATTTATACGAGTATAACTTAGAAACCAAACAAACAGCAAACTTAACCCCTAAAAATTTAGGCTACGATACACACCCAACGTTTTCACCAAACGGCGATTTAACGTGGTTGCAAATGAAGAACGATGGTTACGAAGCTGATAAGAATGATATTATTGTACGTCATAAAGGCATTGATATTAACTTAACTGCTGGTTGGGACGGAACTGTAAACAGTTATGTTTGGAGCAACGATGGCAAAAAAGTATATTTTATTGCACCAATTGATGGAACCACTCAACTTTTTGAAGTGAATTTTCCTGGATTAACAAGAATAGCTGTTAAAGTAAAGCAATTAACCAATGGTGTTTTTGATGTTGCCAGTATTGTTGGTTTCGCAAATGAAAAAGTGTTGGTTACCCGTACCGATTTTAATACGGCAGCAGAAGTTTTTTCGTACGATTTAAAGAAAAAAACTTGGAAACAAGTTACGCATGTAAACGACGCTGCGTACAGCAAAATTGCCAAAAGTAAGGTTGAAAAACGCTACGTAACTACAACCGATGGTAAAAAAATGTTGGTTTGGGTTATACTTCCGCCAAATTTTGATGCAAATAAAAAATACCCAACATTATTATACTGCCAAGGCGGACCACAATCTATCGTATCGCCTTTTTATTCGTTTCGTTGGAATTTTCAGTTAATGGCAGCAGAAGGTTATGTAATTGTTGCGCCAAACCGCAGAGGTTTACCTGGTTTTGGTGTAGAATGGAACGAAGCCATTTCTAAAGATTGGGGTGGACAGGCTATGAATGATTATCTTTCGGCGATTGACGATGTTTCTAAAGAAAAGTATGTAGATACGGCGCGCCGTGGTGCTGTTGGTGCAAGTTACGGTGGCTATTCGGTTTACTATTTAGCAGGAATACACCAAAACCGATTTAAAAGTTTTATTGCACATTGCGGTGTTTTTAACTTACACAGCATGTACGGAACTACCGAAGAAACATTTTTCCCTAATTGGGATGCAGGCGGTGCGTATTGGGATGCCGATACGAATAAAGATATAGCAAAAACATACTACCAACACAACCCTATTTTATTGGTGAAAAACTGGAACACACCTATGTTGATTTTCCATGGTGGTAAAGATTACCGTGTGCCAATTGGGCAAGGACAAGAAGCATTTGCAGCGGCACAGTTGCAAGGTATTAAAAGTAGGTTTGTTTATTTACCAGATGAAAACCACTGGGTACTAAAACCACAAAACGCACTAGTTTGGCAAACCGAATTTTTTAAATGGTTAAAAGAAACGTTGTAG
- a CDS encoding mechanosensitive ion channel family protein yields MKEDTLKVTEKELLNAVNTEAVKGNLVNKFDKYSDYLELLIVKFVDAIPSIIGAILGLIIGLFIIRTILKIVRNRFEKRNVDMSLRGFLISVIQFILYAVLILVVIQNLGFETTAILGALSGLVLAVGLALQGSLSNFAGGVLILLFRPFEVGDYIENSAGTDGTVDKIDLLYTSLTTTQGIKVFSPNGALANSVIRNFSKITNRRFEYVVGIGYEDNIKTAQTVILNVLNSDARIIKEPAPEVFVTDLADSSVNLTIRAWASKDNYWPARNSLQQEIKVALDNAGINIPYPQQEMRIISDTKPNS; encoded by the coding sequence ATGAAGGAAGATACATTAAAAGTTACAGAAAAAGAACTACTAAACGCAGTTAACACAGAAGCCGTGAAAGGTAATTTGGTTAATAAATTTGATAAGTATTCAGACTATTTAGAATTGTTAATTGTAAAATTTGTTGATGCGATACCTTCTATTATTGGAGCTATATTAGGTTTAATAATTGGTTTATTCATTATTAGAACCATATTAAAAATAGTGCGCAACCGATTTGAAAAACGTAACGTAGATATGTCTTTACGCGGTTTTTTAATATCTGTTATACAATTTATACTTTACGCGGTACTTATTTTAGTTGTAATACAAAATTTAGGCTTTGAAACCACTGCTATTTTAGGTGCTTTATCGGGTTTGGTATTAGCTGTTGGCTTGGCTTTACAAGGGTCGTTATCAAACTTTGCTGGTGGTGTTTTAATTTTGTTATTCCGCCCGTTTGAAGTAGGTGATTATATAGAAAATTCTGCAGGAACCGACGGTACAGTTGATAAAATTGACTTACTATACACCAGCCTTACAACAACACAAGGTATTAAAGTTTTTAGCCCCAACGGTGCGTTAGCAAATTCGGTTATTCGCAATTTTAGTAAAATCACCAATCGCCGTTTTGAGTACGTTGTAGGTATTGGTTATGAGGATAATATTAAAACCGCACAAACCGTTATTTTAAATGTTTTAAACAGCGATGCTAGAATTATAAAAGAACCCGCTCCTGAAGTTTTTGTTACAGATTTAGCAGATAGTTCGGTAAACTTAACCATACGCGCTTGGGCAAGTAAAGATAATTATTGGCCCGCACGTAATAGTTTACAACAAGAAATAAAAGTAGCCTTAGATAATGCTGGAATTAACATACCCTATCCGCAACAAGAAATGCGTATTATTAGTGATACTAAACCAAATTCATAA
- the mtgA gene encoding monofunctional biosynthetic peptidoglycan transglycosylase, which produces MIKKFFKFLGKVILYFFGLSIGLVVLFKFVPVPFTPLMFIRTAEQIIEGKELVWKHDWISIDQMGMPIQKAVIASEDGKFTNHNGFDMQAIEKAYKNNQRGKKIKGGSTISQQTAKNVFLWPGRSYIRKGLEAYFTVLIEVVWGKERIMEVYLNSIEMGKGIYGIEAAAQHWYGKSAKNLTKAQAASIAAILPNPRVYKAKNGSRYIERRKSAIVKQMRQYSNPNY; this is translated from the coding sequence ATGATAAAGAAATTTTTTAAATTTTTAGGAAAAGTTATACTATACTTTTTTGGTTTAAGTATAGGATTAGTAGTACTTTTTAAATTTGTACCGGTACCGTTTACGCCATTAATGTTTATTCGCACTGCCGAGCAAATTATAGAAGGAAAAGAATTAGTATGGAAACACGATTGGATTTCGATTGACCAAATGGGTATGCCCATACAAAAAGCCGTAATTGCAAGTGAAGATGGTAAATTTACCAATCACAATGGTTTTGATATGCAAGCCATTGAAAAAGCTTATAAAAACAACCAAAGAGGGAAAAAAATTAAAGGCGGAAGCACGATAAGCCAACAAACAGCAAAAAATGTATTTTTGTGGCCAGGCAGAAGTTATATTCGCAAAGGTTTAGAAGCATATTTTACCGTTTTAATTGAAGTTGTTTGGGGTAAAGAACGTATAATGGAAGTGTACCTTAACTCTATTGAAATGGGTAAAGGAATTTATGGAATAGAAGCCGCTGCACAACATTGGTATGGTAAATCGGCTAAAAATTTAACCAAAGCACAAGCAGCATCAATAGCAGCTATTTTACCTAATCCGCGCGTATATAAAGCAAAAAATGGTTCGCGATATATTGAAAGACGTAAAAGTGCAATAGTAAAACAAATGCGTCAATACAGCAATCCTAATTATTAA
- a CDS encoding HYC_CC_PP family protein, giving the protein MLHRYLYSIFLTAAVLFSNIGLAVNIHYCGETIEKIDLGYASALKCTETATKKACCKEKKEANEKPCCKNETIKQKTDDVVIKVSANNHFTDFITPVVYKFQPQVISQVSLPKKLNAVYCCQTNAPPLYKLYNQYLLYA; this is encoded by the coding sequence ATGTTGCACCGATATTTATATAGTATTTTTTTAACTGCTGCTGTTCTTTTTTCGAACATTGGCTTAGCAGTTAATATACATTATTGTGGTGAAACTATTGAAAAAATTGATTTAGGTTATGCATCGGCTTTAAAATGTACAGAAACAGCTACTAAAAAAGCATGTTGCAAAGAAAAAAAGGAAGCTAACGAAAAACCTTGTTGCAAGAACGAAACCATTAAACAAAAAACCGATGATGTGGTTATTAAGGTTTCGGCAAATAATCACTTTACCGATTTTATCACTCCGGTTGTATATAAGTTTCAACCACAAGTAATTTCACAAGTTAGTTTACCAAAAAAACTAAATGCCGTTTATTGTTGCCAAACAAATGCGCCGCCTTTATATAAACTTTACAATCAATATTTACTGTATGCATAA
- a CDS encoding TonB-dependent receptor gives MMKYTILLLCAFSMQTAFSQDSYKGKVLDTKNTPIENATITVNDSVVATTDAFGGFEFTLNEPGTTYVYAEGYEVLTTELNDPLKYYTLTLTPEASLGEIIVNVRRQSTQRDKGATNTQTMNSGELLKAACCNLAESFETNPSIDVNFSDAISGSKQIKMLGLTSPYILIAEENIPSVRGASQAYGLSFTPGTWVESIQVTKGAGSVVNGFESISGQINTELIKPANDIPFYLNLYGSTDARFELNAHFNEKISDKWSSSLFVHGNTRVKKNDMNHDGFLDNPLGSQINIMNRWQYQNLEKGWIAFLSARYMKDEKQTGEIDFDKDVHKLTTAKWGSELNTDKFDASSKVGYVFPDQPYKSLGWQNAFSYHKQNSYFGMNQFNITQRSVYSNLIYNSIISNTLHKFAAGASFMHDDYSEMVANYGTKNYDRADTSYGAFFEYTYDNADNLTLVLGGRIDNSNRLGTFVTPRMHLRYNPWEKTTIRASAGRGKRIANVFAENQYLFASSRQFNILNQDGKAYGMNPEIAWNYGASISQDFEFLGKKTNITLDFYRTDFQNQIVVDLDQSARNVNFYNLDGKSYANSFQAELNYNIIKHLNLRSAYKYYDIKTTYHGKNLERPLQAKHRLFANLEFSTHEHNGSYWKFDATWNWLGAQRLPYTGDNSAANQLALNTKPFSTVNAQVTKVFSDRFEVYVGGENIGNYQQHRVILGADNPFGNEFDSTIVYGPIFGQMYYAGLRFKVK, from the coding sequence ATCATGAAATATACTATATTATTATTGTGTGCGTTTAGCATGCAAACCGCCTTTTCGCAAGATTCTTACAAAGGCAAAGTGCTTGATACAAAAAACACTCCAATTGAAAACGCTACTATAACAGTTAACGATAGCGTTGTAGCTACAACCGATGCATTTGGTGGTTTTGAATTCACTTTAAATGAGCCAGGTACTACTTATGTTTATGCCGAAGGTTATGAAGTGTTAACTACCGAACTAAACGATCCGTTAAAATATTATACATTAACACTAACGCCTGAAGCAAGTTTAGGTGAAATTATTGTAAATGTAAGAAGACAAAGTACCCAACGCGATAAAGGGGCTACCAATACACAAACAATGAATAGTGGCGAATTGTTAAAAGCCGCTTGTTGTAATTTAGCTGAATCGTTTGAAACAAACCCTTCAATCGATGTTAATTTTTCTGATGCTATTTCAGGTTCAAAACAAATTAAAATGTTGGGACTTACAAGTCCGTATATTTTAATTGCCGAAGAAAACATACCAAGCGTTCGCGGAGCTTCACAAGCTTACGGACTATCTTTTACACCTGGTACTTGGGTTGAAAGTATACAGGTTACAAAAGGTGCAGGTAGTGTGGTTAACGGTTTTGAAAGTATTTCAGGACAAATTAATACTGAATTAATTAAGCCTGCTAACGACATTCCGTTTTATTTAAATTTATACGGATCTACCGATGCACGTTTTGAATTGAACGCTCATTTTAACGAAAAAATTTCAGATAAATGGAGCTCTTCATTATTTGTACACGGAAATACGCGCGTTAAAAAGAACGACATGAACCACGATGGTTTTTTAGACAATCCGCTTGGCAGTCAAATAAACATTATGAATCGTTGGCAATATCAAAATCTTGAAAAAGGTTGGATTGCGTTTTTATCAGCACGTTATATGAAAGATGAAAAACAAACAGGCGAAATTGATTTTGATAAAGATGTTCATAAGTTAACAACTGCAAAATGGGGGTCTGAATTAAATACCGATAAGTTTGATGCCAGCTCAAAAGTGGGATACGTTTTTCCAGATCAGCCCTATAAAAGCTTAGGTTGGCAAAATGCTTTTAGCTACCACAAACAAAATTCGTATTTTGGTATGAATCAGTTTAACATAACACAACGCAGCGTTTACTCAAACCTAATTTATAATTCAATTATTAGTAATACGTTACACAAATTTGCTGCGGGTGCTAGTTTTATGCACGATGATTATTCTGAAATGGTTGCAAATTACGGAACTAAAAATTACGACAGAGCAGATACAAGCTACGGTGCTTTTTTTGAATATACATACGATAACGCCGATAATTTAACTTTAGTTTTAGGTGGAAGAATAGATAATTCTAACCGTTTGGGTACGTTTGTAACACCAAGAATGCATTTACGCTACAATCCATGGGAAAAAACAACTATTCGGGCTTCTGCAGGTCGTGGAAAAAGAATCGCAAATGTTTTTGCTGAAAACCAATATCTATTTGCAAGTTCACGTCAGTTTAACATCTTAAATCAAGATGGAAAAGCATATGGAATGAATCCCGAGATTGCTTGGAACTATGGAGCAAGTATTTCGCAAGATTTTGAATTTTTAGGTAAAAAAACAAACATAACTTTAGATTTTTATAGAACCGATTTTCAAAACCAAATTGTGGTAGATTTAGATCAATCGGCACGTAACGTGAATTTCTATAATTTAGATGGAAAATCATACGCAAATTCTTTTCAAGCAGAACTAAACTACAATATTATTAAACATTTAAATTTGCGTAGTGCTTATAAATATTACGATATTAAAACAACTTATCACGGTAAAAACTTAGAGCGTCCGTTACAAGCAAAACACCGTTTGTTTGCTAATTTAGAGTTTTCAACACATGAACATAACGGAAGCTATTGGAAATTTGATGCTACATGGAATTGGTTAGGCGCACAGCGTTTACCTTATACAGGCGATAATTCTGCAGCAAATCAATTGGCTTTAAACACCAAGCCGTTTTCAACTGTAAACGCACAAGTAACTAAAGTTTTTTCTGATAGATTTGAAGTATATGTAGGTGGCGAAAATATAGGTAATTATCAACAACACCGTGTAATTTTAGGAGCAGATAACCCTTTTGGCAATGAATTTGATAGTACCATTGTATATGGACCAATTTTTGGACAAATGTATTACGCTGGTTTGCGTTTTAAAGTAAAATAA
- the rpsO gene encoding 30S ribosomal protein S15 translates to MYLTKEVKEQIFAKHGGAAANTGSAEGQIALFTFRISHLTEHLKKNRHDYNTERSLVLLVGKRRSLLDYLKKKDINRYREIIKELGIRK, encoded by the coding sequence ATGTATTTAACTAAAGAAGTTAAAGAGCAAATCTTCGCAAAACACGGAGGTGCAGCAGCAAACACAGGTTCTGCAGAAGGACAAATTGCATTATTCACTTTTAGAATTTCGCACTTAACAGAGCACTTAAAAAAGAATCGTCACGATTATAATACAGAGCGTTCATTAGTTCTTTTAGTAGGTAAAAGAAGAAGTCTTTTAGACTACTTAAAGAAAAAAGATATCAACAGATATCGTGAAATCATCAAAGAATTGGGTATCAGAAAATAA
- a CDS encoding GAF domain-containing protein: MQKELLKNNLTNLLKQHKSVDERLQDICNFLQTEIPYFDWVGFYFANNSTKTLHLGPFAGLPTDHTVIPFGKGICGQVAVSNETFLVDDVKAQNNYISCNMHVKSEIVVPIITNGINIGQIDIDSNTLNAFSEADKELLEWLTNQISELYKE; this comes from the coding sequence ATGCAAAAAGAACTATTAAAGAATAATTTAACAAACCTATTAAAACAACACAAAAGTGTTGACGAACGTTTACAAGATATTTGCAATTTTTTACAAACCGAAATTCCTTATTTTGATTGGGTAGGGTTTTATTTTGCAAACAATAGTACAAAAACACTTCACTTAGGTCCGTTTGCCGGCTTACCAACCGATCATACCGTTATCCCTTTTGGAAAAGGCATCTGTGGACAAGTAGCAGTTAGCAACGAAACTTTTTTGGTTGATGATGTAAAAGCACAAAACAATTACATTTCGTGCAACATGCATGTAAAAAGTGAAATAGTTGTTCCTATAATTACAAATGGCATAAATATTGGACAAATTGATATCGATTCAAACACTTTAAATGCATTTAGCGAAGCCGACAAAGAATTATTAGAATGGTTAACAAACCAGATTTCCGAATTGTATAAAGAATAA